The window CTTTACATTTCCGTGAATCTGATTGGAGATCACGAGATCGCCGGCGGAGATGACGTTCCCTTGAACCGTCGAGGAATCGGCCAGAATGATCCGGCCGCCGGCGATCGTGAGGTTTCTTCCGATGTCGCCCGAGAGGGTGATCTCGCCCCCTGCGATCCGGGCGTCTTGACCGACCTCCCCCTCGATATCGATCTCCCCGCCGGCGGCCAGCAGATCGCCGGCGATCGTCCCTGCGACCCGGACCTTTCCCCCCGCCGCGTAGACGTCGCCATGAACCGTCCCCAAAATCTCGACCACATCCCCAAAAGCAAAATAATCCCCGTTCACCGTTTGATCCGCCCGGAGGGTGACGAGCCTGTCGGCGTTGTTCGGCGACCCTTCCTCGGCCGCGGCGGAGAGGGGGCGAAAAAAAATTATCCCCAAAATCATCACGACAAAAAACGGCAGAAACCCCTTCGCCCCCCTTCGCTGAATCCCCTTTCTGATATTCGCTTTCATCGCACTGCCTCCAAAACCAAAGCCCTCACCTGCCATCTCCATTTTGATCCCCGTCGGCACGCGTGGCAATCCCCCGGATGGGGCATTAAAATGCCGCGGGCGGCCCGGCTCCAAGCGGCATGGCGATGTCTGTAAGTTTTTAGGGGGGAGCGGTTTACGCCTAGACTAGAAGCTGATGTTGTTGAGAAGGTGAAACTTGTCTTCCGTTTCGCTGAGGTAGACCAGGCTGACGCTTTGAAAACCTTGCGGGCTCTGGAAACCGCCGGTGAGAAAGAATCCGGAGATCAGAGTCAGAGGGGTCGTGGCGCCGGTGCTGTGATTAAACTTTCCGATAAACTTCCCGGTGCCGTCTCCGAAGAGAACCAGAATTTCACGTAAAGAGGGGAGGGTCACGGCGATGTCCAACATCGGATTTCCCGGTCGGGTGGGGGTTTCATTAATCCTGTCGAGGTTGAAATCTTCCACGACGATCGCTCCGGGCGGAAAGTCGACGGAGAGATAAACGGCCGGCAAAAACGTTCCGTCCCCTGTCCCGCTCGAGGTCGAAACTTGGCTGGAGGCCTGATGCGCCGCCGCCATATCGATGATGCTGTCTCCGTTCAAGTCCCCCACCGCAAGCGACGTCGGCGGCGATGAGAATGGAACGGCGACCGGTCCGGAAAAGGCGCCGGCCCCGTCGCCCAGGAAGACGAGGACATCGCCGGCCTCTTCACGGAGGACGGCCAGATCGAGAAGCTCATCCCCATTAAAATCGGCCGTGACCATCTGCGTCACTTTTCCGCCGACGGCGATGGAAGGCTGCGGACTAAATTGATTCGTGGACCGGTCCTGTAGAAAAAGGATGATCGACCCTTCTTCGGTTCCGACGACCAGATCCGAATTTCGGCTTGCGACATCGCCGTGGAACTGCCCGGCGGCCAGGGCCGAGGGGGCTACTCCGCCGGGGAGTAAGTGAGTCGTGACGGTCACCGGGAAAGCAACGTGAGGGCTTCCCGCCTCTCCGGAGATGATCTTGACCGCCCGCTCGTCTCGGCTTCCGATCGCAAGATCGGCAATAAAGGCCTCCGAATTGACAAAATCGCCGACGGTGACGCCGGACGGGTCGCCCAATGGAA of the Candidatus Manganitrophus noduliformans genome contains:
- a CDS encoding FG-GAP repeat domain-containing protein — protein: MPFSKKLVFLFILSALFGCGRKEADDSVGVAVVPTFFKLPAGGEVQLSADVFGTLDKGVIWQINGPGSINPATGLYRSDPNFDSNRPTATIQAVSQDDPSAIGFAAITMTSSSKSSSDPAVPVGSRSLVMGGYTVRAGQTIDLNGDSLLDMVSVSRSENLAVVFLGVGNGLFRKQAEIPLGDPSGVTVGDFVNSEAFIADLAIGSRDERAVKIISGEAGSPHVAFPVTVTTHLLPGGVAPSALAAGQFHGDVASRNSDLVVGTEEGSIILFLQDRSTNQFSPQPSIAVGGKVTQMVTADFNGDELLDLAVLREEAGDVLVFLGDGAGAFSGPVAVPFSSPPTSLAVGDLNGDSIIDMAAAHQASSQVSTSSGTGDGTFLPAVYLSVDFPPGAIVVEDFNLDRINETPTRPGNPMLDIAVTLPSLREILVLFGDGTGKFIGKFNHSTGATTPLTLISGFFLTGGFQSPQGFQSVSLVYLSETEDKFHLLNNISF